One segment of Tenrec ecaudatus isolate mTenEca1 chromosome 1, mTenEca1.hap1, whole genome shotgun sequence DNA contains the following:
- the POM121L2 gene encoding POM121-like protein 2, with product MRSVGTPSASRWPEAQPSREGPRSTEGARSLPGGRQLPAAQARAHLPEGAGAPLHRAQPATGPPPAGSRPTWGLIRPGARTANEAWRRFPMKRSQNSIMGPLPSDWWESYSKRTIWSLRHPGATRSSVTVKIAPPERRTLPAQCPAPPRVACAEPQPCEERPDPCAKETVLRALRGCKKARLRSPERACPESAGRPELRPSAFRPLMKNGVFPSFVPTPGPLRRSPHSCGCTDTNGPLSFQRNAIASSYSSSRRLSEPPKRLSSSALIQTPEWPIKKVDKINQSHSPVPLVSALETPGAACSSRQPSLQLLSSPEDLPVTPAPQYDYSVLTEKTGLQGSNKGRENKTQITADSAPETWPGSQPFAPVTLSSGVIAPTQGTNPPSTESSEKMQTSSLIFPLSTRHGASLAHLPGKTLRLLTPIGSALPESFPGTSKPTVTATILSLAPPQSPFTGHTGSPVISQSGGSTVPPDPSAIIPATPATQSVSFEIMSSPAARLPMCAPAAGTSAGPTVKLISQSPPNGKMGGSTEFGIISFTTAASACWLFPTTPGILTYTVKPKVGSLGSTLSVKAPFDSKPISPSDTDASTSLCPGPGKATAVVIPTTPPSTSKDSASKLPWKLGGSNALGFSTPGSNAYSVPSTCHASLCACGPGSSFPSATGSSLPLHQHATILPAHTASVFTWAPPGMNDPLPTSTLANQPALAFSSATSPPTLAPTILAESSSTPPFSTSPRATSQTARGAEDGQKQDVSQPALTPSFNRSFFYGNCAVASSPPTSTLVQPILGNTAHSPFEGLPTSASTSSPPVIILPASASTPKGFPLDQAATPALGVATQTYPSGVSGPVFGSTAPRPFAFGGLVTPMDYGESGTSTAGSISRDFSTGSVPSGTTSSTMLFGEDWNQNSQGLPSRSVTVSLGMASTSSPKTLVQVPALPHFAQSFLVPGSDKAGSFGTPPPSFQGSSGRGLLTPSDPAFSIGTKAKTPKNLEQGDAQRHHCHQK from the coding sequence ATGCGGAGCGTTGGGACCCCCAGCGCTTCCCGCTGGCCCGAAGCCCAACCGTCACGCGAAGGCCCGCGATCCACGGAGGGCGCCCGGAGCTTGCCCGGCGGCCGGCAGTTACCCGCGGCCCAGGCGCGCGCCCACCTGCCGGAGGGGGCGGGGGCTCCGCTCCACCGCGCCCAGCCAGCCACGGGGCCCCCGCCCGCGGGGAGTCGGCCCACCTGGGGCCTGATCCGACCCGGGGCGCGGACGGCCAACGAGGCTTGGAGGCGCTTTCCCATGAAGAGGTCGCAGAATTCCATCATGGGGCCTCTCCCCTCGGACTGGTGGGAAAGTTACTCGAAACGGACCATTTGGTCCCTTCGGCACCCCGGGGCAACTCGGAGCTCGGTGACCGTCAAGATCGCACCTCCGGAACGGAGAACGCTCCCGGCGCAGTGCCCGGCGCCGCCGAGGGTCGCGTGCGCAGAACCCCAGCCCTGCGAGGAACGCCCCGATCCGTGCGCCAAGGAGACGGTGCTGCGGGCCCTCCGTGGGTGCAAGAAAGCGAGGCTGCGGTCTCCCGAACGGGCGTGCCCGGAGAGCGCCGGCCGCCCAGAGCTCAGACCGTCAGCATTTAGGCCCCTGATGAAAAACGGTGTCTTCCCGTCCTTTGTGCCCACCCCTGGGCCCCTGAGGAGAAGTCCCCATTCCTGCGGCTGCACGGACACGAATGGGCCCTTGAGCTTTCAGAGAAATGCCATCGCAAGCTCGTACAGTTCTTCCAGAAGGCTCTCAGAACCCCCGAAGAGATTGTCTTCCAGTGCGTTAATCCAGACGCCAGAGTGGCCCATTAAAAAGGTAGATAAAATTAATCAATCTCATTCTCCAGTCCCACTGGTATCAGCCCTGGAGACCCCAGGAGCAGCCTGCAGTTCCAGACAACCAAGTCTGCAGCTCCTGTCCAGCCCCGAGGACCTGCCTGTGACCCCAGCTCCTCAGTATGATTATTCAGTCCTCACTGAGAAAACTGGGCTTCAAGGGAGCAACAAAGGCAGAGAGAATAAGACCCAGATCACCGCGGACTCGGCCCCGGAGACGTGGCCTGGCAGTCAGCCTTTTGCACCTGTTACCCTGTCCTCTGGAGTGATAGCGCCAACCCAAGGCACAAACCCCCCTTCAACAGAAAGCTCAGAGAAAATGCAAACGTCGTCCTTGATCTTCCCACTGTCTACCAGACACGGAGCCAGTTTGGCCCATTTGCCTGGGAAGACACTGAGACTGCTAACCCCAATTGGGTCCGCACTGCCTGAGTCTTTTCCAGGTACCTCAAAACCCACCGTGACTGCCACCATCCTGAGCCTTGCTCCTCCCCAATCACCCTTCACTGGCCACACCGGGTCACCTGTAATCTCTCAGAGCGGTGGGTCTACCGTGCCCCCAGATCCATCAGCCATTATTCCCGCAACACCAGCCACGCAAAGTGTTTCGTTTGAAATAATGAGTAGCCCAGCTGCTCGTCTTCCTATGTGTGCACCTGCTGCTGGAACTTCTGCTGGCCCCACTGTGAAACTCATTTCTCAGTCCCCACCTAATGGTAAGATGGGAGGTTCTACAGAATTCGGAATTATTTCGTTCACAACTGCAGCATCTGCTTGTTGGCTCTTCCCCACAACTCCGGGCATTCTAACTTACACCGTCAAGCCCAAAGTTGGCAGCTTGGGATCAACCCTGTCTGTAAAAGCTCCTTTTGACTCCAAGCCGATTTCTCCTTCAGATACTGATGCTTCTACTTCCCTCTGCCCTGGTCCAGGCAAGGCCACTGCTGTAGTCATACCAACCACTCCACCCAGCACATCCAAAGACTCTGCTTCCAAGTTACCTTGGAAGCTTGGTGGATCAAATGCTCTCGGTTTCAGCACTCCAGGGAGTAACGCCTACTCTGTTCCTTCCACTTGCCATGCTTCACTGTGTGCCTGTGGTCCTGGGTCCAGTTTCCCATCAGCCACTGGCTCCTCTTTACCCCTACACCAGCACGCAACCATTCTACCTGCACACACAGCCAGTGTCTTTACATGGGCTCCTCCAGGCATGAATGACCCTCTACCCACCTCAACCCTAGCAAACCAGCCTGCACTGGCGTTCAGCAGCGCTACCTCTCCTCCAACCCTAGCACCCACCATTCTCGCTGAATCAAGCTCAACACCCCCTTTCTCGACATCCCCAAGAGCCACTTCCCAGACTGCACGTGGGGCTGAGGATGGGCAGAAACAAGATGTCTCCCAGCCAGCCCTGACCCCTAGTTTCAACAGGTCTTTCTTTTATGGAAACTGTGCAGTGGCATCCTCACCCCCAACCTCAACTCTGGTTCAACCAATTTTGGGCAATACTGCACACTCACCCTTTGAGGGCTTGCCAACCTCAGCCTCTACCTCCTCACCCCCTGTCATCATCCTGCCTGCCTCTGCCAGCACCCCAAAAGGCTTTCCTTTGGATCAAGCTGCTACACCAGCCTTGGGAGTTGCCACTCAAACTTACCCGAGTGGGGTTTCTGGTCCAGTATTTGGCAGCACAGCTCCACGTCCCTTTGCCTTTGGGGGATTAGTGACCCCAATGGACTATGGAGAATCAGGGACCAGCACCGCTGGTTCCATCTCTAGAGATTTCAGCACTGGATCAGTGCCCAGTGGGACCACCAGCAGCACCATGCTCTTTGGAGAAGACTGGAACCAGAACAGCCAAGGGCTGCCCAGCCGGAGTGTAACTGTGTCTTTGGGCATGGCCAGCACTTCTTCACCAAAGActttggttcaagtgcccgccctgCCCCACTTTGCTCAGAGTTTTCTTGTTCCTGGGTCAGATAAGGCAGGTAGCTTTGGGACACCCCCTCCATCTTTCCAAGGGTCTTCTGGGAGAGGGCTTTTGACACCCTCTGACCCTGCATTTTCCATTGGCACAAAAGCAAAAACCCCAAAGAATCTAGAGCAAGGGGATGCCCAAAGGCATCATTGCCACCAGAAATAA